Proteins from one Pyrobaculum neutrophilum V24Sta genomic window:
- a CDS encoding ABC transporter ATP-binding protein, which translates to MTEVKVERLSKVFDGRVAAVDGVDLSIGHGEILAVLGPSGCGKTTLLRLVAGLEEPTSGRIYFDGRDVTRLPTQERNTAIVPQTWALWPHMTVFENVAYGLRLRKRRLGLTEGEIRRRVEEALGLVGLAELGDRRPYQLSGGQQQRVALARALVVQPAVLLLDEPLANLDAKLRLELREEVRRVAKRLSITTLYVTHDQEEAMAVADRIAVMNAGRILQVGTPEEIYHSPAHLFVATFLGRSNLLRGRVAEVKGGEAVVDVGFPLVARTPQGAAPGDPVEVVVRPEDVRLGAGGVRCTVEDVVFLGRHYQTTLRCGGAVLKAEGPRPEARPGEEVRVEVARAWAFKP; encoded by the coding sequence GTGACAGAGGTCAAGGTGGAGCGCCTTAGCAAAGTTTTCGACGGCAGGGTAGCCGCGGTAGACGGCGTCGACCTCTCCATCGGCCACGGGGAGATCCTCGCCGTCTTGGGGCCGTCGGGCTGCGGGAAGACCACCCTCCTCCGCCTGGTGGCGGGGCTGGAGGAGCCCACCTCGGGGAGGATCTACTTCGACGGTAGAGATGTGACGCGTCTACCGACGCAGGAGAGAAACACCGCCATCGTCCCCCAGACCTGGGCCCTGTGGCCCCACATGACCGTCTTCGAAAACGTGGCCTACGGCCTGAGGCTGAGGAAGAGGAGGCTCGGCCTCACGGAGGGCGAGATAAGGAGGCGCGTGGAGGAGGCCCTCGGCCTCGTGGGCCTCGCCGAGTTGGGAGACAGAAGGCCCTACCAGCTGTCTGGAGGCCAGCAACAGAGGGTCGCGCTGGCGAGGGCGCTGGTGGTCCAGCCGGCGGTGCTCCTCCTCGACGAGCCTCTGGCCAACCTAGACGCCAAGCTTAGGCTCGAGCTGAGGGAGGAGGTGAGGAGGGTCGCCAAGAGGCTCTCCATAACCACACTATACGTGACGCACGACCAGGAGGAGGCCATGGCCGTGGCCGACCGGATCGCGGTCATGAACGCCGGCAGGATACTCCAGGTGGGGACCCCCGAGGAGATATACCACAGCCCCGCCCACCTCTTCGTCGCCACCTTCCTAGGCCGCTCCAACCTGCTGAGGGGCCGCGTGGCCGAGGTCAAGGGCGGCGAGGCCGTGGTAGACGTCGGCTTCCCCCTCGTGGCCAGGACCCCCCAGGGGGCCGCGCCGGGGGACCCCGTGGAGGTGGTGGTGAGGCCGGAGGACGTTAGGCTGGGCGCCGGCGGGGTGAGGTGCACAGTAGAGGACGTGGTCTTCCTGGGGAGGCACTACCAGACCACCCTGAGGTGCGGCGGGGCTGTGCTCAAGGCCGAGGGGCCGAGGCCCGAGGCGCGGCCGGGCGAGGAGGTGCGGGTGGAGGTGGCGAGGGCCTGGGCGTTTAAGCCATGA
- the eif2g gene encoding translation initiation factor IF-2 subunit gamma has product MAFVYPDAIVSTAGHVDHGKTQTAYALSGVWVMKHSEEIKKAMTIKLGYAQVGIYDCGGEYYYTDGILANGRCPDGSEPKLVRRISLLDVPGHEVLVATMVSGAAVVDGAVLVVDASQPAPQPQTVEHFAVLDIIGVRRLVVAQNKIDLIPREKALENYQQIRKFLAGTWAEGAKVVPISALHRVNIDVLATYIAKSVPPREAELGRPPRFSVLRSFNVNPPGTPPEKLRGGVLGGTLLQGVLRVGDEIEVRPGLKVDKPKPGYQPIRTKVLSIEYSGVKVDEARPGGLVGVMTGLDPALAKADALAGAVAGAPGTLPPVWTAIEVEAKPIPRSAEGRGEPFKQGEVALVAVGPATVFGVVQAVKKDVVTLALKKAVCAEQGSKVVLIRQVKNRWIVTHYGVLKGGTAVLE; this is encoded by the coding sequence ATGGCCTTTGTCTACCCAGACGCCATAGTCTCCACCGCGGGGCATGTGGACCACGGCAAGACCCAGACCGCCTACGCCCTCTCGGGGGTGTGGGTTATGAAACACAGCGAGGAGATCAAGAAGGCCATGACGATAAAGCTGGGCTACGCCCAGGTGGGGATCTACGACTGCGGCGGCGAGTACTACTACACAGACGGCATCTTGGCCAACGGGAGGTGCCCCGACGGGTCGGAGCCTAAGCTGGTGCGGAGGATATCTCTCCTCGACGTGCCGGGCCACGAGGTGCTGGTGGCCACCATGGTGTCGGGCGCGGCGGTGGTAGACGGCGCGGTGTTGGTGGTGGACGCCTCGCAGCCAGCCCCCCAGCCCCAGACGGTGGAGCACTTCGCAGTGTTGGACATAATCGGCGTGAGGCGGCTTGTGGTGGCTCAGAACAAGATCGATCTGATCCCCAGGGAGAAGGCGCTGGAGAACTACCAGCAGATCCGGAAGTTCCTAGCAGGCACCTGGGCCGAGGGGGCCAAGGTGGTGCCCATCTCGGCCCTCCACAGGGTCAACATAGACGTCCTCGCCACCTACATAGCCAAGTCGGTGCCCCCCAGGGAGGCGGAGCTGGGGAGGCCGCCCAGGTTCTCGGTCCTCAGAAGCTTCAACGTCAACCCCCCGGGGACGCCGCCGGAGAAGCTCAGAGGCGGCGTCCTAGGCGGCACCCTCCTCCAGGGTGTGCTGAGGGTGGGGGACGAGATAGAGGTTAGGCCGGGGCTGAAGGTGGACAAGCCCAAGCCCGGCTACCAGCCCATTAGGACGAAGGTGCTGAGCATCGAATACAGCGGGGTGAAGGTGGACGAGGCGAGGCCCGGAGGCCTCGTGGGCGTGATGACCGGCCTAGACCCGGCCCTCGCCAAGGCTGACGCCCTGGCGGGGGCGGTGGCGGGGGCGCCCGGCACTTTGCCGCCTGTCTGGACCGCGATCGAGGTGGAGGCGAAGCCCATACCCAGGTCGGCCGAGGGGAGGGGGGAGCCGTTTAAGCAGGGGGAGGTGGCGCTGGTGGCCGTGGGGCCCGCCACGGTCTTCGGCGTTGTGCAGGCGGTTAAGAAGGACGTGGTCACCCTGGCGCTTAAGAAGGCCGTCTGCGCGGAGCAGGGCTCCAAGGTGGTCCTCATTAGGCAGGTGAAGAACAGGTGGATAGTGACGCACTACGGCGTGTTGAAGGGCGGCACCGCCGTCCTCGAATAG
- a CDS encoding NUDIX domain-containing protein, with translation MCLTGVGYAGGPGWAAVGVLLRGREVLLIRRVERDGDPWSGHVAFPGGMWRPGEDLLGTAVREVEEEVSVRATDAAGALPPLSPGNAPWLKVVPFIFTGWAGEPRPNPREVGEARWVGVDELRETVWRGHAAFEAGGWIIWGLTYRILKRLIDCGLL, from the coding sequence GTGTGTCTAACTGGGGTAGGCTACGCCGGAGGGCCCGGCTGGGCGGCCGTGGGGGTTCTGCTGAGGGGCAGAGAGGTGCTGTTAATTAGGCGGGTGGAGAGAGATGGGGACCCCTGGTCTGGCCACGTGGCGTTCCCCGGCGGGATGTGGAGGCCGGGGGAGGACCTCCTGGGGACGGCCGTCAGGGAGGTCGAGGAGGAGGTGTCTGTACGGGCGACGGACGCGGCGGGGGCCCTCCCACCGCTTTCCCCGGGCAACGCGCCCTGGCTTAAGGTCGTCCCGTTTATATTCACAGGGTGGGCCGGGGAGCCGAGGCCAAACCCGAGGGAGGTCGGAGAGGCCCGCTGGGTCGGCGTAGACGAGCTTAGAGAGACCGTCTGGAGGGGGCACGCCGCCTTTGAAGCGGGGGGTTGGATCATCTGGGGCCTCACCTACAGGATACTGAAAAGGCTTATCGACTGCGGCCTGCTCTAG
- a CDS encoding ABC transporter permease, with product MLPDLARLAWQSVRERAGRSALAATGVFVAFLALAVALSVGEMARSAVESAFQQLGLNTVWVMAQGGYFTEADVATAAAVAKEGVVIPIAQDFGKLRMPDGTERAVTVYYIPPQYLGLLLPKEALRGGQLYVGGPLVMVNSRVRMAGDRPAAPGSPMTLTRSDGSAVEVVAAGVFESTGFIGAADVLADSALYPERRYTILYVAARSPQAAEALAQALRPYFPDAVVITPQTLARQIGQLVSVVQVGLGALAGISTLITALWLYDTATISILLRTREIGIMRAVGFKRRHVIAMLLLETLIVVGIGVLAALPVLAAASAILISLGPGLYLKLAISPVAVGTAAAVVIGANILGVLPPAYRAGRLNVVDALRHE from the coding sequence GTGTTGCCAGACCTCGCTAGGCTGGCTTGGCAGTCGGTCAGAGAGAGGGCGGGGAGGTCGGCACTTGCGGCCACGGGCGTCTTCGTGGCCTTCTTGGCGCTGGCCGTGGCGCTGTCTGTGGGGGAGATGGCGAGGTCGGCCGTGGAGTCGGCCTTCCAGCAGCTGGGCCTAAACACGGTGTGGGTTATGGCCCAGGGGGGCTACTTCACGGAGGCGGACGTGGCCACTGCCGCGGCTGTGGCGAAGGAGGGGGTGGTGATACCCATAGCACAGGACTTTGGAAAACTCAGGATGCCGGACGGGACGGAGCGCGCCGTGACGGTGTACTACATACCGCCTCAGTACCTAGGCCTCCTCCTGCCCAAGGAGGCCTTGAGAGGCGGCCAGCTCTACGTCGGAGGGCCCCTGGTGATGGTAAATAGCCGCGTTCGTATGGCCGGCGATAGGCCGGCGGCGCCGGGGTCCCCAATGACGCTGACGAGAAGCGACGGAAGCGCCGTCGAGGTGGTGGCGGCGGGCGTCTTCGAGTCGACGGGCTTCATCGGGGCCGCAGACGTGTTGGCAGACAGCGCCCTGTACCCGGAGAGGAGGTACACCATCCTCTACGTAGCGGCCAGGAGCCCCCAGGCCGCCGAGGCGCTGGCCCAGGCGCTGAGGCCCTACTTCCCAGACGCCGTGGTGATCACGCCTCAAACTCTGGCTAGGCAGATCGGCCAGCTGGTCTCTGTTGTACAGGTGGGCCTGGGGGCGCTGGCGGGCATCAGCACGTTGATCACCGCCCTGTGGCTCTACGACACCGCCACAATATCCATCCTCCTGAGGACTAGGGAGATAGGCATCATGCGCGCGGTGGGGTTCAAGAGGAGACACGTCATAGCCATGCTACTGCTGGAGACCCTCATAGTGGTGGGGATAGGCGTGCTCGCGGCGCTTCCCGTGTTGGCCGCGGCCTCGGCTATTCTAATATCGCTGGGCCCCGGCCTATACCTCAAGCTGGCCATATCGCCAGTTGCCGTTGGGACCGCCGCCGCTGTGGTGATCGGCGCCAACATCCTCGGCGTGCTCCCGCCCGCCTACAGAGCCGGCAGGCTCAACGTCGTCGACGCTCTGCGGCATGAATAG
- the twy1 gene encoding 4-demethylwyosine synthase TYW1, with translation MSCEAEALGRYHLLEGPRIKIRASAARALIERHYGVAGHATVELCKWTKEALETGRSCYKVKFYNAPAGGSHRCVEMSPVGLVCSNRCVYCWRPTEEFDAFQLEEAFYMEPEEIVRGVLEERRRLLSGYWGHPQGRRRVREALEPTHWAISLSGEPTMYPKLPQLIKLVKSLPSTKSVFLVTNGQHPEMLRRLVEEDALPTQLYLSTNAPNRELYYLINVPVYRREDAWERWLESLDILAKVPTRTVLRITLIRSLNYDGRYIPEFAQIVKRGNPHFVEVKSYMHLGHSTQRLRREDMLSHQEVREWAFKLLAELEKIGARFRYMDEDEASRIVVIQNMDRYVDRWIVPPR, from the coding sequence GTGTCCTGCGAGGCGGAGGCCCTTGGGAGGTACCACCTGCTGGAGGGGCCCAGGATAAAGATCAGGGCGTCGGCGGCCCGGGCGCTGATAGAGCGGCACTACGGCGTGGCGGGCCACGCCACAGTAGAGCTCTGCAAGTGGACTAAGGAGGCGCTGGAGACCGGCAGATCTTGCTACAAGGTGAAGTTCTACAACGCCCCCGCCGGCGGGTCCCACAGATGCGTCGAGATGAGCCCCGTGGGGCTGGTCTGTAGCAACCGCTGCGTCTACTGCTGGAGGCCCACCGAGGAGTTCGACGCGTTTCAACTGGAGGAGGCCTTCTACATGGAGCCGGAGGAGATCGTGAGGGGGGTCCTGGAGGAGAGGAGGCGGCTCCTCTCCGGCTACTGGGGCCACCCACAGGGGAGGAGGAGGGTTAGGGAGGCCCTCGAGCCGACCCACTGGGCCATCTCCCTCTCGGGGGAGCCCACCATGTACCCCAAGCTCCCCCAGCTGATAAAGCTTGTGAAGTCCCTCCCCTCTACGAAGTCGGTCTTCCTCGTCACCAACGGCCAGCACCCCGAGATGCTGAGGCGGCTCGTAGAGGAGGACGCCCTCCCCACCCAGCTGTACCTCTCCACCAACGCCCCCAACAGAGAGCTGTACTACCTAATAAACGTCCCCGTCTACCGCCGCGAGGACGCCTGGGAGAGGTGGCTGGAGTCGCTGGACATCCTCGCCAAGGTGCCCACCAGAACCGTCCTCAGGATTACCCTCATCCGCTCTCTGAACTACGACGGGAGGTACATACCAGAGTTCGCCCAGATAGTCAAGAGGGGCAACCCCCACTTCGTGGAGGTCAAGAGCTACATGCACCTCGGCCACTCCACCCAGAGGCTGAGAAGGGAGGACATGCTGAGCCACCAGGAGGTGAGGGAGTGGGCGTTTAAGCTCCTGGCGGAGCTCGAGAAGATAGGCGCCA